A genomic stretch from Ureibacillus composti includes:
- a CDS encoding DUF2197 domain-containing protein, protein MFYYEIVCCSCRQKFKLDEGSLKYKLFKERTNKLFRCEECESKIRMDAIKNFLSSLK, encoded by the coding sequence ATGTTTTACTATGAAATAGTTTGTTGTAGTTGTAGACAAAAATTCAAACTAGATGAAGGTTCTCTAAAATATAAGCTATTCAAAGAAAGAACAAATAAGTTATTTCGTTGTGAGGAGTGCGAATCAAAAATAAGAATGGATGCAATAAAAAATTTCTTATCATCCTTAAAGTAA
- a CDS encoding isoprenylcysteine carboxylmethyltransferase family protein gives MQGSIAVITIVLLITMVIIRSKQLKKLGIKAFKFGEMDKKDFIIPPFAMLLFYLICSNAFNLPRLGTELFRNESIGWIGVVFCLLGLLLFLYSLISFGKSFRVGIDEDHPGPLITTGAFAISRNPIYTAFGFVLLGEFLIYPNWILLLYLIAGYWLFNRQVLLEEQSLRKIYGEEYKQYSKKVRRYL, from the coding sequence ATGCAAGGATCTATTGCCGTTATAACGATAGTTTTGCTAATCACAATGGTCATCATTCGTTCCAAACAATTAAAAAAACTTGGCATAAAAGCATTTAAATTTGGCGAAATGGACAAAAAAGATTTCATTATACCGCCATTTGCTATGCTGTTATTTTATTTAATTTGTTCCAATGCTTTTAACTTACCACGATTGGGAACCGAATTGTTTAGAAATGAGTCCATCGGTTGGATTGGTGTGGTCTTCTGCTTACTGGGTCTTTTATTATTCCTTTATAGCTTAATTTCGTTCGGAAAAAGCTTCAGGGTGGGAATTGATGAAGACCATCCTGGCCCTTTAATTACTACTGGTGCCTTTGCGATCAGTCGAAATCCGATATATACTGCTTTTGGATTCGTTTTATTAGGAGAATTCCTCATTTATCCAAATTGGATTTTACTATTATATTTGATTGCAGGTTATTGGCTTTTTAATCGACAAGTGCTACTTGAAGAACAATCGTTGAGGAAAATTTACGGTGAGGAATATAAACAATACAGCAAAAAAGTACGTCGATACCTTTAG
- a CDS encoding DUF2071 domain-containing protein, which yields MKKDPWDDSHRPWALPNLPWTMKQIWSNLLFAHYPIKFEVLRKLVPEALHLDSYNGMCWIGVVPFRMSGIRLRGLPSIPGTDQFPELNVRTYVTLDGKPGVYFFSLDAANWLAVKGAKTLYHLPYWHADMEIKNSGTNIEFKSKRLQDNEIELACSYRPISEPFQASKGSFEEWMVERYCFYTLNSSGVPLRCDILHEPWRLQEAEAEISYNSILSKQGIDVTSDSPIFHFAKKIEVRAWPLVHHSTDHFST from the coding sequence GTGAAAAAAGACCCATGGGATGACAGCCATCGTCCGTGGGCTCTTCCGAATTTACCTTGGACGATGAAGCAAATATGGAGCAATCTGTTATTTGCTCATTATCCAATTAAATTTGAAGTGTTACGAAAATTAGTACCCGAAGCACTGCATTTAGATTCATATAATGGCATGTGTTGGATTGGGGTTGTACCGTTTCGAATGTCGGGGATTAGACTGCGGGGATTGCCATCTATTCCGGGTACAGATCAATTTCCTGAGCTCAATGTTCGGACATATGTAACTTTAGATGGAAAGCCTGGTGTATACTTTTTTAGTTTGGATGCTGCTAATTGGCTTGCTGTTAAAGGGGCTAAAACACTATATCACTTACCATATTGGCACGCTGATATGGAGATCAAAAATAGTGGAACAAACATTGAATTTAAAAGTAAGAGACTACAAGACAATGAAATTGAATTAGCTTGTAGCTATAGACCAATTTCAGAACCATTTCAAGCAAGTAAGGGATCTTTCGAGGAATGGATGGTCGAGCGTTACTGCTTCTACACCTTAAATTCGTCAGGAGTACCGCTACGCTGCGATATTTTACATGAGCCTTGGAGATTACAAGAGGCAGAAGCAGAAATTAGTTATAATTCAATACTCTCCAAGCAAGGCATTGATGTTACTAGTGATTCGCCTATATTTCACTTTGCAAAAAAGATCGAGGTACGTGCTTGGCCTCTTGTCCATCATTCCACTGATCATTTTAGTACTTGA
- the hprK gene encoding HPr(Ser) kinase/phosphatase, translating to MKKVTVENLIQKFSLNVLAGEDQLQKMITQPGVHRPGLEFVGCFDFFPTEQVQILGKKEITYLEKLSPEERKIQIKNLVYYHPSCFIVTTGEVDFDHLIHHCTEQGIPLLVTNKPETTSEFIPKLETYLIKELAPEMAVHGVCMNVSGIGILIRGSSGVGKSETAHTLIRRGHRLVADDIVVLKRLSSQTILGTHDEKTKEFLALRSIGLLNVVRLYGRKAFQDETRITLDINLTKWEKDALYNDLEQEFHYTDYMGVKIPSMEIQLQPGRDVAGLIEAAANNWYLKQQGYSAVEEFMDRIKADITME from the coding sequence GTGAAAAAAGTTACAGTTGAAAACTTGATTCAGAAGTTTTCATTGAACGTATTGGCTGGTGAAGATCAACTCCAGAAAATGATTACGCAACCAGGGGTGCATCGTCCTGGACTCGAATTTGTAGGCTGTTTTGACTTTTTTCCTACAGAGCAAGTTCAAATTTTAGGGAAAAAAGAAATTACTTATTTAGAGAAATTAAGCCCCGAAGAACGTAAAATTCAAATTAAAAATCTTGTATACTATCATCCGTCTTGTTTTATTGTCACAACTGGTGAAGTAGATTTTGATCATTTAATCCACCATTGTACAGAGCAAGGCATCCCCTTGTTAGTAACTAATAAGCCTGAGACAACTTCTGAATTCATCCCCAAATTGGAGACGTATTTAATAAAAGAATTAGCACCTGAAATGGCAGTACATGGAGTTTGTATGAATGTGTCTGGTATTGGGATCTTGATTCGTGGAAGCTCGGGAGTAGGAAAAAGCGAGACAGCGCATACGTTAATTCGCCGCGGGCACCGGCTAGTTGCAGATGATATCGTTGTTTTAAAAAGACTTAGTTCACAAACGATTCTAGGTACACATGATGAGAAAACCAAGGAATTTTTGGCACTCCGCAGTATTGGGTTGCTTAATGTCGTTCGTTTATACGGACGTAAGGCATTTCAAGATGAAACACGAATTACGCTTGATATCAATCTAACAAAATGGGAAAAGGACGCCTTATATAATGATTTAGAACAGGAATTTCACTATACAGACTATATGGGGGTAAAAATCCCTTCTATGGAAATCCAGCTTCAGCCTGGACGTGATGTGGCGGGCTTAATTGAGGCAGCCGCAAATAACTGGTATTTAAAGCAGCAGGGATATAGTGCAGTTGAAGAATTTATGGATCGGATTAAGGCTGATATTACAATGGAGTAA
- a CDS encoding SDR family NAD(P)-dependent oxidoreductase, translating into MNVYFITGVSKGIGFELAKQLSEAGHFVVGIARTMNELDGVKFISADLSETDKLESVMDGLFASAPQNAESFTLINNAGMVDPIGLIGAVNAVEMTNAIAVNLTAPMILSNAFMSKLKDFKGLKRIINISSGAGRKAYEGWGTYCTTKAGLDHFSRVVALEQSNEEYPVEIVSIAPGIVDTSMQETIRASNEDAFPLHDQFVTYKEQGLLSSTEQTAQKIISFAENVNFKEAGPIADIRNY; encoded by the coding sequence ATGAATGTTTATTTTATTACAGGTGTATCAAAAGGTATTGGATTTGAACTTGCGAAGCAATTGAGCGAAGCGGGGCATTTCGTTGTTGGAATTGCTCGTACCATGAATGAACTGGATGGGGTAAAATTCATTAGTGCAGATCTATCTGAAACTGATAAGCTTGAATCGGTTATGGATGGGCTATTCGCGTCTGCTCCACAAAATGCGGAATCTTTCACACTAATTAACAACGCTGGGATGGTTGATCCAATTGGTTTAATTGGGGCTGTAAATGCAGTGGAAATGACGAATGCGATTGCCGTCAATTTGACTGCACCTATGATTCTATCTAATGCATTCATGTCAAAGTTAAAGGATTTTAAGGGATTGAAGCGTATTATCAATATTTCATCGGGAGCTGGTCGAAAAGCTTATGAAGGTTGGGGAACTTATTGTACAACAAAAGCTGGACTTGATCATTTTTCACGGGTTGTTGCACTTGAGCAATCGAACGAAGAGTATCCAGTAGAAATCGTCTCAATCGCTCCTGGCATCGTCGACACTAGTATGCAAGAAACGATTCGAGCAAGTAACGAAGACGCATTCCCACTTCATGATCAGTTTGTTACTTACAAAGAGCAAGGATTACTTAGCAGTACGGAACAAACGGCACAGAAGATTATTTCGTTTGCAGAAAACGTAAATTTTAAAGAAGCCGGTCCAATTGCAGATATTCGTAATTATTAG
- a CDS encoding phospho-sugar mutase, which produces MKDIFEKWRSHDLPTYLQDELNAIADHDKEIEDRFYQYVSFGTGGMRGLLGAGTNRINIFTIRRVAEGLARFVASNGEEATKRGVVIAYDTRHFSQEFAVETARILGAYNITSYIYKEPRPTPQLSFTVRELNAFAGVVITASHNPKQYNGFKVYGEDGAQLVPAGANAIVEHMNAIEDIFDLTVRNPQELENEGLLKWILEDLDAKFMQNLLTLKENDAIDYNMKMVYTPLHGAGLVPVTEGLKQFGFEQVHVVKEQAVQDGAFPTVSYPNPEEAAAFELAMKLGDEVGADLLLATDPDADRLGVAVRKDDQYELLTGNQLGSLLLHYILQTKQHEGTLPTNGAMIKTIVTAELGTKVADHFGVKTINTLTGFKYIAEKIEEYEQSNKYTFLFGYEESYGYLIKTFARDKDAVQVALKVAEMAAFFATKGKTLLDALNDLYKQFGYHREALVSQVFEGKDGQEKMKQILDDFRGNIPSEVAGIQVVRAEDYLTSLATLSDETTVPIFLPKENVIKFVLADDSWITIRPSGTEPKCKYYFGVVADSNEEAMERLEQLKAGIL; this is translated from the coding sequence ATGAAAGATATTTTTGAGAAATGGCGATCCCATGACTTACCAACATATTTACAAGATGAGTTAAACGCGATTGCGGATCATGACAAAGAAATCGAAGACCGCTTTTATCAATATGTTTCATTTGGGACAGGTGGAATGCGTGGATTACTTGGTGCGGGAACGAATCGCATCAATATTTTTACGATTCGTCGAGTAGCAGAGGGGCTAGCACGTTTCGTTGCATCTAATGGTGAAGAGGCTACAAAGCGCGGTGTTGTTATTGCCTATGATACGCGTCATTTTTCCCAAGAATTTGCTGTGGAAACAGCTCGTATCCTAGGGGCGTACAATATTACTTCCTATATATATAAGGAACCTCGTCCAACACCACAGCTTTCATTTACAGTTCGTGAACTGAACGCATTTGCCGGTGTTGTCATCACAGCAAGCCACAATCCAAAACAATATAACGGATTTAAAGTGTATGGTGAAGATGGAGCACAGCTTGTTCCTGCGGGTGCCAATGCGATTGTGGAACACATGAATGCAATTGAAGATATTTTCGACTTAACAGTTCGCAATCCACAAGAGTTAGAAAATGAGGGCTTATTGAAGTGGATTCTAGAAGACCTGGATGCAAAATTCATGCAAAACCTTCTGACGTTGAAAGAAAATGACGCAATTGACTACAACATGAAAATGGTCTATACGCCTCTACATGGTGCGGGACTTGTACCGGTAACGGAAGGGTTAAAACAGTTTGGATTTGAACAAGTTCATGTCGTGAAGGAGCAGGCTGTACAAGATGGGGCATTCCCAACGGTGAGCTATCCGAACCCTGAAGAAGCGGCTGCCTTCGAATTAGCCATGAAATTGGGCGATGAAGTTGGAGCGGATCTTTTACTAGCAACTGACCCTGATGCTGACCGATTAGGTGTTGCTGTTCGTAAAGATGATCAATACGAACTGTTAACGGGCAACCAGCTTGGCTCCTTATTACTACACTACATTTTGCAAACGAAACAACACGAAGGAACGCTACCAACAAATGGAGCCATGATCAAAACGATTGTGACGGCTGAACTTGGTACAAAAGTTGCCGATCATTTCGGTGTGAAAACCATCAACACGCTAACGGGCTTTAAATATATCGCAGAAAAAATTGAAGAGTACGAGCAATCCAATAAATATACTTTCTTATTCGGCTATGAAGAAAGCTACGGTTATTTAATCAAAACCTTCGCTCGCGATAAAGACGCAGTACAAGTCGCGTTGAAAGTGGCGGAAATGGCGGCCTTCTTTGCAACAAAAGGAAAAACATTATTGGATGCATTAAACGACTTGTACAAGCAGTTCGGCTACCACCGTGAAGCCCTTGTATCACAAGTCTTTGAAGGAAAAGACGGCCAAGAAAAAATGAAGCAAATCTTAGATGATTTCCGAGGCAATATTCCGAGTGAGGTAGCAGGTATCCAAGTAGTGCGCGCTGAAGACTATTTAACGAGCTTGGCGACTTTATCGGATGAAACAACAGTGCCAATCTTTTTACCAAAAGAAAACGTAATAAAATTCGTGTTAGCCGACGACTCTTGGATCACGATTCGTCCTTCCGGCACAGAACCGAAATGTAAATACTATTTTGGCGTTGTAGCCGATTCAAATGAAGAAGCTATGGAACGTTTAGAGCAGTTGAAAGCTGGGATTTTATAA
- a CDS encoding ATP-binding protein — MKYTGRISIMVIYVVVSASFKISDYLELGYVPIYEFILSAIWIYPAWLCGLYFDKYRYYAQKLQKTEKELNELLEKRLEESEQRFKSLFVHHSEPIFTFNLDQKLIEANPAAENLLGFTINEFREKEWASIIDPEDLDRYKEHYLDAIEGKSQELTVSMIHKDGDKRVITIKIIPIIIDDQCIGIYEIAKDITESIVAEEMLRRSDKLAVIGQLAAGVAHEIRNPLTIVKGFIQIIESDIDRNYQELMLSELDRINQIVSELLVLSKPQVIKYEIKDIENILNSIISFLESQANLKDIQINLQFDNQMPFIKCEENQLKQVFINLIKNAMEAMPDGGEITVKATTNHNQMISIQVIDEGIGIEEDKIPKLLEPFYTTKEDGTGLGLMVCQRIIEQHSGTLNITSQMNKGTTVEVCLPI; from the coding sequence ATGAAATATACAGGTAGAATAAGTATTATGGTAATTTATGTAGTTGTATCGGCATCCTTTAAAATTTCCGATTATCTTGAATTAGGCTATGTCCCTATTTATGAATTCATCCTCTCTGCAATTTGGATTTATCCTGCATGGTTATGTGGATTATATTTCGATAAATATAGATATTACGCTCAGAAATTACAGAAAACAGAGAAGGAATTAAATGAACTATTAGAAAAACGGTTAGAAGAAAGCGAACAACGATTTAAATCATTATTTGTACATCATTCTGAACCGATTTTTACATTTAATTTAGATCAGAAATTAATAGAGGCAAATCCTGCAGCTGAGAATTTACTTGGATTTACGATCAATGAGTTCCGAGAAAAGGAATGGGCATCAATCATTGATCCCGAAGATTTAGATCGGTACAAGGAGCACTATCTGGATGCGATTGAAGGGAAAAGTCAGGAATTAACTGTCTCAATGATTCATAAAGATGGCGATAAAAGAGTCATTACAATAAAAATCATTCCCATTATAATTGATGATCAATGCATCGGGATTTATGAAATTGCCAAAGATATAACCGAATCAATAGTAGCAGAAGAAATGCTTAGAAGGTCCGATAAACTAGCAGTTATAGGGCAATTAGCCGCAGGAGTAGCTCATGAAATTCGAAATCCATTAACCATTGTGAAAGGCTTTATTCAAATAATTGAATCAGATATCGATAGAAATTATCAAGAACTCATGCTTTCCGAATTAGATCGTATTAACCAAATTGTTAGTGAATTACTAGTTCTTTCAAAACCACAAGTCATTAAATATGAAATAAAAGATATAGAAAATATTCTCAATTCGATCATTTCATTTTTAGAAAGCCAAGCAAACTTAAAAGATATCCAAATCAATTTGCAATTTGATAATCAGATGCCCTTCATCAAATGTGAAGAAAATCAGTTAAAACAAGTTTTCATTAATTTGATCAAAAACGCAATGGAAGCGATGCCGGATGGTGGGGAAATTACCGTAAAGGCAACAACTAACCATAACCAAATGATTAGTATTCAAGTCATTGATGAAGGAATAGGAATTGAGGAAGATAAAATTCCAAAACTTTTAGAACCATTTTATACAACAAAAGAAGATGGCACTGGTCTAGGTTTAATGGTTTGTCAAAGAATCATCGAACAACATAGCGGGACGTTGAATATTACAAGTCAGATGAATAAAGGCACAACTGTTGAAGTATGCTTACCTATTTGA
- a CDS encoding HupE/UreJ family protein gives MKKLYLMVLLIFSLFTTIGSPSAFAHTNNSEGYSNIEVNAGQINYELKVDLTELGHAMNQERANQQLYNTEIVQDYINSHIDLYADSVKVEGTLEASDVETINDKQFAVMNLKYQLEDTPEKLVLDYNMFLDDSDPSHANYATVILDGNQQEGVLTFESRELEIGEVSFVQTATQFLLLGLEHIFTGYDHILFVISLLFGAKTIKHILGLVTAFTIAHSITLILATLEIVQLPGRFVEAAIALSIVYVALINIFNPDSKHQPWLAFAFGLIHGFGFAGILSEMRLDGGHLSTSLLSFNIGIEIGQLIIVSVIFPILLWIKKLTFKPVTWVIPGASVAILAFGLVWFIQRTF, from the coding sequence ATGAAAAAGTTATATTTAATGGTTTTGTTAATATTTTCACTGTTTACTACGATTGGGTCTCCTTCTGCATTTGCACATACGAATAACAGTGAAGGATACTCCAATATCGAAGTAAATGCAGGCCAGATCAATTATGAACTGAAGGTTGACCTTACAGAACTTGGTCATGCTATGAATCAAGAAAGAGCAAATCAGCAATTATATAATACGGAAATAGTTCAAGATTATATTAATTCTCATATTGACCTTTATGCAGATAGTGTAAAAGTAGAAGGAACGCTTGAAGCATCTGATGTAGAAACAATTAATGACAAACAGTTTGCTGTCATGAACCTGAAATACCAATTAGAAGACACACCCGAAAAACTAGTTTTAGATTATAATATGTTTTTAGATGATTCAGATCCAAGCCATGCCAATTATGCAACGGTTATACTAGATGGTAATCAACAAGAAGGCGTCCTAACTTTCGAGTCAAGAGAGCTTGAAATCGGTGAAGTGAGTTTTGTCCAAACAGCTACACAGTTTCTTTTACTTGGCTTAGAGCATATCTTTACTGGTTATGATCACATTCTATTTGTTATTAGTTTATTATTTGGGGCAAAAACGATTAAACACATTTTAGGCTTAGTCACTGCGTTCACAATTGCCCATAGTATAACACTAATACTTGCTACGTTAGAAATCGTACAGTTACCAGGAAGATTTGTCGAGGCTGCCATTGCTTTGAGTATTGTGTATGTAGCACTTATTAATATATTTAATCCGGATTCAAAGCATCAGCCATGGCTTGCCTTTGCTTTTGGACTCATCCACGGATTTGGTTTTGCAGGAATTCTTTCAGAGATGCGACTTGATGGGGGTCATTTATCCACTTCACTATTATCTTTTAATATCGGGATAGAAATTGGCCAACTGATCATCGTGTCCGTTATCTTCCCTATCCTACTTTGGATAAAAAAATTAACATTTAAACCTGTTACATGGGTCATTCCAGGGGCATCTGTGGCCATATTAGCCTTTGGACTCGTTTGGTTTATTCAACGGACTTTTTAA
- a CDS encoding phosphoesterase, giving the protein MKKKAKKAIPLIATTLLATTAFTVQTFTPEESSQTVSAKQLTQQEVKKANATWLAGDHHVHSEWSVGWDNSTNPPTPIQAGDAIYPIVKNAEKATEYGLDWVMTTDHGGPNHSKVNLEQAYPELLKSREAFPELIQFYGMEFDTPAADHSTLMIPKVDNESQILYDIESKFNKREPYPNDGSRDTESTMIDALNYMLTELDEDEQPIHIAHHPSRSAKGDGQWGQDTPEEFRNWNDTAPNISIGMEGAPGHQAAALTPDGGLDNGARGSYGNYPTMGGYDQMAAKVGGLWDSMLGEGRHWWITATSDSHVNWRDGGSDFWPGEYSKTYVKAEKDYDNIMDSLRSGNVFVTTGDLISELDVKVQAGGKSPIFAKSKGNSATLGETLTIPGKSKDVTVTIRIKDPKATNANGDQPEVKRVDLIMGEVTGAVEDRSTATNPTTKVVKRFTEADWKKNGEYIEITYTLENVDKNSYIRLRGTNTDQLEPATDPRGEDPWTDLWFYSNPVFIKTAK; this is encoded by the coding sequence ATGAAGAAGAAAGCAAAAAAGGCCATTCCATTAATTGCAACAACTTTACTTGCCACTACGGCTTTTACTGTACAAACTTTTACTCCTGAAGAAAGCAGCCAAACAGTATCAGCAAAACAATTAACACAACAAGAAGTAAAAAAAGCTAACGCGACATGGCTTGCTGGTGATCATCACGTGCATAGTGAATGGAGTGTTGGTTGGGACAACTCTACAAATCCTCCGACACCAATTCAAGCTGGAGATGCAATTTATCCCATCGTGAAAAATGCTGAAAAAGCTACGGAATATGGACTTGACTGGGTGATGACAACGGATCATGGCGGACCTAACCATTCAAAGGTAAATTTAGAGCAAGCTTATCCTGAACTATTAAAATCACGAGAAGCATTTCCAGAACTAATTCAATTCTATGGTATGGAGTTTGATACACCCGCTGCAGACCATAGTACATTAATGATTCCTAAAGTAGATAATGAATCACAAATTCTTTATGACATCGAAAGTAAGTTTAATAAACGGGAACCATATCCAAACGACGGTAGCCGAGATACTGAGTCTACGATGATTGATGCTTTAAACTATATGTTAACTGAGTTAGATGAAGATGAGCAGCCAATTCATATTGCTCACCACCCTTCCCGTTCAGCAAAAGGTGATGGCCAGTGGGGACAAGATACACCAGAGGAATTCCGTAATTGGAACGATACAGCTCCTAATATCTCCATTGGGATGGAAGGTGCTCCTGGTCACCAAGCTGCTGCATTAACTCCAGATGGCGGACTTGATAATGGCGCTCGAGGTTCGTACGGAAACTATCCAACTATGGGTGGTTATGACCAAATGGCTGCTAAAGTTGGGGGTTTATGGGATTCTATGTTAGGTGAAGGAAGACACTGGTGGATTACAGCTACATCTGACTCTCATGTTAACTGGCGTGATGGCGGTAGTGACTTTTGGCCAGGTGAATATTCTAAAACATATGTAAAGGCTGAGAAAGACTACGACAATATTATGGATAGCCTTCGTAGCGGGAATGTTTTCGTAACAACTGGTGACCTAATTTCCGAACTAGATGTGAAAGTACAAGCAGGCGGGAAATCTCCTATCTTTGCGAAATCTAAGGGGAACTCTGCTACTTTGGGAGAAACACTTACCATCCCTGGAAAATCTAAAGATGTAACGGTAACGATTCGTATTAAAGATCCAAAAGCAACTAATGCCAATGGAGATCAACCAGAAGTAAAACGCGTTGACTTAATTATGGGAGAAGTTACTGGTGCAGTAGAAGATCGCTCAACTGCAACAAACCCAACTACAAAAGTTGTGAAACGTTTCACTGAAGCAGATTGGAAGAAAAATGGTGAGTACATCGAGATTACTTATACTTTAGAAAATGTTGATAAAAACAGCTACATTCGCTTACGTGGAACGAACACGGATCAACTAGAACCAGCAACAGACCCACGTGGTGAAGATCCATGGACAGATCTTTGGTTCTACTCAAATCCTGTATTTATCAAAACTGCTAAATAA